A window from Mya arenaria isolate MELC-2E11 chromosome 9, ASM2691426v1 encodes these proteins:
- the LOC128203392 gene encoding chondroitin proteoglycan 2-like, with the protein MQIEIDMNGNLLFTLFIILVHNEMLILVKGDFCEGKAIGNYPHPDCTKFYSCADSGTHVMDCQAGLLYNSKTDQCDWPTNVVCTQIETFSCKDRPYGNYPNPDCTKFYSCAANGKHVMDCPAGLHFNPKTDQCDWPANAQCEK; encoded by the exons ATGCAGATTGAAATAGACATGAATGGAAATTTGCTTTTCACGCTGTTTATTATTCTTGTTCACAATGAGATGCTGATACTCGTCAAAG GAGATTTCTGCGAAGGAAAAGCGATAGGCAACTACCCTCACCCGGACTGCACCAAGTTTTACTCGTGCGCAGATAGCGGAACGCATGTGATGGATTGTCAAGCCGGGCTGCTCTACAACTCAAAAACTGACCAGTGTGACTGGCCGACCAATGTCGTGTGTACGCAGATAG AAACATTCAGCTGCAAAGATCGTCCGTATGGCAACTACCCCAACCCGGACTGCACCAAGTTTTACTCGTGCGCTGCTAACGGAAAGCACGTAATGGACTGTCCAGCCGGGCTGCACTTCAACCCTAAAACTGACCAGTGTGACTGGCCGGCCAATGCCCAATGCGAGAAGTAG
- the LOC128246464 gene encoding uncharacterized protein LOC128246464 has product MANFSDLIGLLCFCAAGIQYSYGFIAEYNAMMNNCRTDGGFCIHVIPPPPPRRRQQQRRRPVSRTRTRKGSRAGQGKPDPTSLGQQHTRLPASAGGGSPAAVGAPAYTPAVGTGAGAQTQAPTNPMSMFDNLFNFGAGTGTGTGTSAGTGTSANDPFATLFGMSLFRKKRQAAAEPMEAAEIPRIARGETMISFLSTHCRKSEFDIGCRESGGMCCLPHL; this is encoded by the exons ATGGCGAACTTTTCGGACCTGATCGGTCTTCTATGTTTCTGTGCAGCGGGAATACAGTATTCATATGGATTTATTGCAGAATATAATg CAATGATGAACAACTGTAGAACTGATGGCGGTTTCTGCATCCACGTCATTCCTCCGCCCCCGCCGCGTCGGCGTCAGCAGCAGAGACGCCGTCCAGTGTCGCGCACTAGAACCAGAAAGGGATCGCGGGCGGGCCAGGGCAAGCCGGACCCAACCTCCCTCGGTCAGCAGCACACACGGCTCCCAGCGTCTGCGGGTGGCGGCAGTCCGGCAGCCGTGGGAGCCCCTGCATACACCCCGGCAGTCGGCACTGGCGCCGGCGCTCAGACACAAGCTCCAACTAACCCAATGTCAATGTTTGACAACCTTTTCAACTTTGGAGCCGGCACGGGTACAGGGACTGGGACAAGTGCAGGCACCGGGACTTCCGCCAACGATCCTTTTGCAACTCTCTTTGGTATGAGTCTATTCCGGAAGAAGCGTCAGGCTGCGGCGGAACCAATGGAGGCGGCAGAGATACCACGCATCGCCCGCGGAGAGACCATGATCTCATTTCTGAGCACCCATTGCCGGAAGTCCGAGTTTGATATTGGATGCCGGGAGTCGGGCGGCATGTGTTGCTTACCTCATCTGTAA